The genomic DNA TAAACAATCAATTTTATTTTAATCACTCAGACCTCTATTGTATTAATCAAGCAGACGCAAGGCTGCGTTAATTAAACTTTTTAAATACATCAATGAGGAAAAATATGAGCACTTCATTAATTAACACAAAATTACAACCATTCAATGCAACAGCTTACCACAACGGTGACTTTGTTGAGCTAACTGAAAAAGACGTGCTAGGTAAGTGGTCAATCTTCTTCTTCTACCCAGCAGATTTCACTTTCGTATGTCCTACAGAGCTTGGTGATGTTGCTGACTATTACGAGCAGCTTCAAGAAATGGGTGTTGAAGTTTACTCAGTATCAACTGACACGCACTTCACTCACAAAGCATGGCACGATACGTCTGACACAATTGGTAAAATCAAATTCCCAATGATTGGTGACCCTACAGGTCGCA from Pseudoalteromonas sp. N1230-9 includes the following:
- the ahpC gene encoding alkyl hydroperoxide reductase subunit C; protein product: MSTSLINTKLQPFNATAYHNGDFVELTEKDVLGKWSIFFFYPADFTFVCPTELGDVADYYEQLQEMGVEVYSVSTDTHFTHKAWHDTSDTIGKIKFPMIGDPTGRITRNFGVMIEDEGLALRGTFVMNPEGEIKVIETHDLGIGRSAKELVRKVQAAQYIADHDGEVCPASWQPGEETLAPSLDLVGKI